The Theobroma cacao cultivar B97-61/B2 unplaced genomic scaffold, Criollo_cocoa_genome_V2, whole genome shotgun sequence genome includes a window with the following:
- the LOC108663958 gene encoding uncharacterized protein LOC108663958: MEDRSNLGLGARQKRRSLKEKRASSGTKRMRTAAALIEELSGPELMDEGDDHGQGSEQPVPKIARPPKPSDQRVHNTRRRARIMEEEQSERMDRMERAQEEMREQLAKMMELITSLSKGKRVAEESAPSENPPAQDSGNQRDDPSYPLGFTPPHAQTFQRVHPQVMPSVYYNAPPPLGHQPTHGQFGPYSGINLAEPIHVPDLDDPKEQEKLRKDLSQTGKNEKDQKKYDLLEERLRAIKGVDRFGTMDATELCLVPDILIPAKFKFPKFEKYDGTKCPMAHITMYCRKMAAQSHDDKLLIHFFQDSLTGSAARWYVQLDRNHIKTWKDLARAFIAQYKHVAELAPDRLSLQTMEKKQSENFKEYAQRWRDTTAQVQPPLTDKEMTVLFINTLRAPFYERLIGNATKNFTDLVLSGEIIEGAIKSGKIEGHEVASSKRGNTPKKKEGDVQAVAHDSQQAHNFNPYYPYPPYQPFYPNIGNITQNPYVYQPAPQPTFQTNVLPQTPPPRPVASINNPGHGQRGPRTTLEKPKFDPIPVPYTTLLPQLIEN, encoded by the exons GCCCTGAATTGATGGACGAAGGGGACGACCATGGTCAAGGCAGTGAACAGCCG GTTCCAAAAATAGCTCGACCACCTAAGCCAAGTGACCAACGTGTTCATAATACGCGTCGACGAGCAaggatcatggaagaagaacaaagtgaGCGAATGGATAGAATGGAGAGAGctcaagaagaaatgagagaacaGTTAGCAAAGATGATGGAATTGATAACAAGCTTaagtaaaggaaaaagggTTGCAGAAGAGTCAGCTCCGTCAGAAAACCCACCAGCACAAGACAGTGGAAACCAAAGGGATGATCCATCCTATCCCCTAGGGTTCACTCCACCACATGCCCAAACCTTTCAAAGGGTCCACCCTCAAGTGATGCCATCCGTTTATTACAATGCACCACCCCCGCTAGGCCATCAACCGACTCACGGGCAATTTGGGCCATATTCTGGGATAAATCTTGCTGAACCAATACATGTCCCAGATTTAGACGATCCAAAAGAGCAAGAAAAACTAAGAAAGGACTTGTCACAAAcaggaaaaaatgaaaaggaccAGAAAAAGTATGATCTGTTGGAAGAACGTCTTCGTGCTATCAAAGGAGTTGATAGGTTTGGTACCATGGACGCAACCGAGCTATGCTTAGTGCCGGATATATTGATCCCTGCCAAGTTCAAGTTTccgaaatttgaaaaatatgacgGAACAAAATGTCCCATGGCACATATTACCATGTATTGTCGGAAGATGGCTGCACAGTCTCACGATGATAAGTTGTTGATCCATTTTTTCCAAGATAGCTTGACTGGGTCAGCTGCTCGGTGGTACGTACAGCTAGATCGAAATCATATTAAAACTTGGAAAGATCTAGCAAGAGCCTTTATAGCCCAATACAAGCATGTGGCTGAATTAGCCCCTGATCGGTTGTCATTGCAGACTATGGAAAAAAAGCAAAGCGAGAACTTCAAGGAATATGCCCAAAGGTGGAGAGATACAACAGCGCAAGTTCAGCCACCTCTCACTGATAAGGAGATGACTGTTTTGTTCATAAACACACTCCGAGCTCCATTCTATGAGCGCTTGATCGGCAATGCCACAAAAAACTTTACAGATTTGGTCTTATCGGGAGAAATAATAGAAGGAGCTATCAAAAGTGGCAAAATTGAAGGGCATGAAGTTGCCAGCTCAAAGAGAGGGAATACgcccaagaaaaaagaaggggaTGTGCAAGCAGTCGCTCACGACAGCCAACAAGCCCACAATTTTAACCCGTATTACCCGTACCCCCCATACCAACCCTTCTATCCGAACATAGGCAACATCACACAAAACCCATATGTGTACCAACCTGCCCCGCAACCAACATTTcaaaccaatgttcttccacAAACTCCACCACCAAGACCGGTAGCTTCAATCAATAATCCTGGTCATGGTCAAAGAGGACCTAGAACTACCCTAGAAAAACCAAAGTTTGATCCTATTCCAGTCCCTTACACTACATTGTTGCCACAACTCATAGAAAATTGA